CCGGTGCGCTTGCGCCCTTCGTAGTGGTCGTTCCACTTGGTAGGCATATTGAAAAAGCGCATCTTTACTTGGCATACAACGCATCGAGCCGCAAGGCGGATTGAAAATGGGTACGTACGGCCATTTTCCCCTCGGATGCCAGCCCGTGCCCGGAACGCTTCCCACCGCGGAAGCCACAGTACGTGCCTTAGAAGGAACGAAAGAAATACAAAGCCGCATATTCCGACACCAATCAGCAGCATGGCCCCGAACATCCACCAATAAGCGACAGGCACGGCTCCGACAAGCTTGTCGACGTTGGCTACCTGCCGCCCAGCCAAAAAGTCCTTGACAGAGAAATACCCAGTGAGGGCTCCACCGATCGTGATGAGACCCGAGACAATTCCAATCACACTCGCCGGAGCAGGGAATCGCCGCTGGCTTTTGATTGAAATTTCCTGTGTCGGCTTTCCAGCGGCATTTACCGTATTGACTGTGATGGACCCGGAAACGTCTCCAGCAACTTGAACCCCATCGAATCGACCTCCTGGGCCAACCACCACTCCATCAGTGTCTCCACCTGCCTGAAACTGCATGCTGTTGTTGCCGTTGCCGCTTTCTTGACGCTGACTCGCCTTATCTGACATTGTTTCCCCCTGCTTTTATATTTGAACTCTGAGACTATTACAATGCACTGACATTTCAGGAATTTTCGACACACCCGTCAACATCAAGGAACCCACTTTCAATTCCGCCACTCAAAACGAGCCACTGGCTGGGCCGGATTACAGGATAATTTTGAGCCGAACGGCTACCGCAACTGTTCGGTAAGACGGAGCAAAGGTCCCATTGTTCACAGAAAACAAGTGTTCCGATCAGAAATTGGCGAACAACGCAGTGATGTCCTACATGTCAGCAGCTCTAAACGCTGCGGTGGGGGCGTTCTAGGAGAGGTAGATTCCCGTCAATGACACGAAACCTTTGGTATCCCTACCGGGCCTACGGCAATGGGTTTCCACAGTGTCGCCGAAGTGAGCATCCCGGGTTATTTGATTCAATCAATTTTGGATCGGAGGCAACTAAAGAACTTACGCTTTAAACAGGTGTGTTGCAGCTGTTGGACGAAAATCGCTGAATTGAGGCTGCTGCTAAACGACGCCCAGGGTCTGGAATTGACGCGACAGGCCATGGAATCAATGGTGATTCCAAGGCGTGTCCCGCCATTTGCTCTGGAACGGCTCAAAAAAGCAACAGGCTCAATTCAAATAATTTTAGTCCAACAACTGCAACAAAGTTGGGGATTAGTGGGTGTCCACAGCGCTGATCTCGGACTTGTCGCCGCTCCATTGCGTGTGGAAGGTGCCTTCTTCGTCGACACGGTTGTACGTGTGGGCGCCGAAGAGGTCGCGCAGGCCCTGGGTCAGTGCGGCGGGTAGGCGCGGGCGGCGCAGGCCGTCGTAGTAGGCCAGTGTGGAGGAGAAGACCGGAACCGGGATGCCCAGCTGGACGGCGGTGGAAACCACGCGGCGCCAGGCCGGGAGAACATCGGCGATTTCGGCGGCGAAGGCCGGGGCGAACAGCAGGTTCGCCGGCTTGTCTTCAGCGGCGTAGGCCTTGGTGATGTCCTTGAGGAGCTCGGCACGGATGATGCAACCACCACGCCACAGCGAAGCGATCTCATCCAGCTTCAGGTCCCAGTTGTACTCGGTAGCTGCGCTGGTGAGCATGTCGATGCCCTGAGCGTAGCTGATGAGCTTGGAGGCGTAGAGTGCCTGGCGAACGTCTTCAACGAAGTCGGCGCCCAGTTCAACAGCAACCTCGTGACCGGCCAGGACTTCCTGGCCGATGGCGCGCTGATCGCGCTGTGAGGAGAGGCCGCGAGCAAAAACAGACTCGGCGATGGCGGAGATGGGCGAACCCAGATCCAGGCCGGACTGGACCGTCCAGCGGCCCGTGCCCTTCTGGCCTGCGGAGTCAACAATGACGTCAACCAGCGGCTTGCCGGTCTTGGCATCGACGTGGCCCAGGACTTCAGCGGTGATTTCGATCAGGAAGGAGGCCAGCTGGCCTTCGTTCCACTTGCCGAAGATCTCTGCCTGCTCGGCCGGCTCGATGCCAGCGGCGCTACGCAACAGATCGAATGCTTCACCGATAACCTGCATATCGGCATATTCGATGCCGTTGTGAACCATCTTGACGAAGTGGCCGGCGCCGTCGGTGCCGATCCATGCACAGCAGGGCTGGCCGTCGACCTTGGCGGAAATCTTTTCCAACAACGGGCCGAGGGCGTCGTAGGACTCCTTGGAACCGCCGGGCATGATGGACGGGCCAAGTAGTGCGCCTTCTTCACCACCGGAAACGCCAACGCCTACGAAGTGCAGGTCTTTCTCGGCCAGGGCAGCTTCGCGGCGGCGAGTGTCTTGGTAGTGGGAGTTACCGCCATCGATGATGATGTCGCCGGCTTCCATGAGTGGAACGAGCTGATCGATCACGGAGTCAACGGGGCCGCCGGCCTTGACCATGATGAGCACGCGGCGCGGCTTCTCCAAGGACTCGACGAGCTCGGCAAGAGTTTCTGTGCGGACGAAATTGCCTTCGCTGCCGTGCGCCTCCAGGAGCGCGTCGGTCTTTTCAACGGAGCGGTTGTGCAGGGCCACGGTGTATCCGTTGCGTGCAAGGTTGCGTGCCAGGTTGGCGCCCATGACGGCGAGTCCTGTCACGCCGATCTGTGCGGATCCAGTTTGTGCAGACATAGTACCTCCAGAGTGAAATGAACAGTTTCCTACAGCTTATCGGTGATGGCGACGGTTCCCCAGCCGATTCCATGATTTGGATGGCAGCGGACGTCATAAATGACGCGAAGGGTGGCAATCGGATGCCAAATGGATCGCCTAGGTCGTGAAGTTGAGGAGCACTTTTCCTGAAACGGCCGAATTTTTGGCCATCTCAAACGCCTCCAGGCCGTCGCGGAGCGCGTATTCGTGCGTCACGACCGGATCAACAAATAGCGAGCCGTCAGCCAATGCGGCAATGACTTCATCTATTTCGTCATTGAAGCGGAAGGAGCCCACGAGTTCCAGCTCACGAACGATCGCCAACGAGATGGCAACCGGTTGCGCTCCGGAAGGAAGCAAGCCGACCATGACGACCCGGCCGCCACGCGTGGCACCGCTGATGGCCGAGGCCAGGCCAAAATGGTTACCCGACGACTCGATGACGATGTCGGCCTCCACGGCGGCAATTGCCTCCGTGTCCCCTGCTTCAAGAAGCACGTCGGCCCCCACAGCTGCGGCGATTTCCAGCGGCCTGGCGTGCATGTCCACGGCGGTGATGTGTGCGGCTCCGGCGCGCTTGAGCACGGCGACGGCCAGTGCGCCGATAGGGCCGCAGCCCACCACTAGGGCCGTCTTTCCGCGCACCTCGCCAGCCCGCGCCACGGCGTGCCAGGCCACGCTGGCCGGCTCGACGAGTGCCGCACGGCGCAGCGGCAGCGCCTCCGGAAGTGGGCGCAGCATGCGGGTGGGCAGATTGGCGTAGCGCAGGAAAGCCCCGTCGGTGTGCGGGTGCCGGGCGGCGCTGCCGAGATAGGTGCACCCCGGGGACAGGTTGGGCCGGTCCAGCGGATATCTGGCGGCACCGGGCGCCGGGGTGGCGGGGTGCACGGCCACGGGCGTTCCGACGCCGGGCCCGGTGCCGTCCGCAGCGGCGCGGATCACGGTTCCCACCACCTCGTGTCCAAGAACCATGGGGTCCTTCAGGATGGACTCCCCCGCGGCGCCGTGCAGCCAATAGTGAAGATCGGATCCGCAGATGCCGCCGTAGGCGATTTCAACGACCGCCTGATCGGCGCCGGGTTGCACCAGCGCAACGTCCTCGATGCGCAGGTCACCCTTGCCATGGGCCACCACGGCGGGGGCGCTGACTGGAAAGTTAAGGCCGTCGGGCCGGTCAATGTTTTCGCCCATGATGCTAGACCACCACCGTCATGCCGCCATCGATGAAGATGGTCTGGCCGTTGACAAAGTTGGCGGCGTCCGCGGACAGCCACACGGCCGGCCCCACCAGGTCCGCGACGGTGCCCCACCGGTTTGCGGGGGTGCGGCCCAGAATCCAGGAGTTGAATTTCTCGTCGTCCACCAGATTTTGGGTCATTTCGGTGTGGATATATCCGGGAGCGATGCCGTTGATCTGCAGCCCGCCGGAGGCCCACTCCGCCGTCATGGCACGTGTGAGGTTGCGCAGGCCGCCCTTTGCCGCAGTGTAGGCGGCGATGGTGGGGCGGGCCAGGTCGGTCTGGACGGAGCAGATGTTGATGATCTTCCCGCGCCCGCGAGACAGCATGCCCCGGGCGGCTTCGCGGCCCACGAGGAAGGCGCTGGTCAGGTCCGTGCTGATGACCCGGTCCCAGTCCTTGACATCCAGGTCCAGTAGCGGCACGCGGTGCTGGATGCCGGCATTGTTGATGAGAATTTCCAGCGGGCCAACGTTGGCCTCGATCCAGGCAATGCCTTCCGCGGCGGCGACGTCACTCGTGACGTCGAAGGCCAGCGAGCGGATCTGCCCGGGCGCGAAGTTCACGGCCATCGCTGTCTCGGCGGCCGCCAAACGCTCCTCGTTTAGTCCGTTCAGGACCACCGTGGCGCCGGCCTCCGCCAATCCTCGTGCCAGGGAGTTGCCAATGCCGCGGCTGGACCCCGTCACCAGGGCCACCCGGCCGGTCAAGTCAAACAATCCACTCATGAATCTGTCCTTATACATAGAGGTTTCGTGCGATTTTTCAAAAGTTGCGGGCGGACCAGCCTCCCGGTCCCGCTAAAGAACGTCGCCCAGCCGGGCAATGGATTCCCGTACCACGGCCAGGTCCTGCTCCCCCAGCCCCTGGTCCGTCAGGGTGCCGTACAGGGCATGTCCGGCCGTGGCCATGGGCACCGCCGAGCCGGCAGCCGCGGCACTGTCAAGCACAAACCCGAGGTCCTTGTGCATGAACTTGGCCGGCCCTGTGGGCGTGTAGTCCTTGGACGTAATCCGGGGCCCCACGATGGAAAGGACGGCGCTGCCCGCGAGACCGCCGGACAGGACCTCAAAGAGCGCCGCAACATCCATGCCGGAGCGTTCAGCGAGCTCGGCCGCCTCGGCGAGGGCCGCCGTCGTGGTTCCCACCAACAGCTGGTTGCAGGCCTTGGCCAGGGATCCGCTGCCGAG
This genomic interval from Arthrobacter sp. PAMC 25486 contains the following:
- a CDS encoding SDR family oxidoreductase, which gives rise to MSGLFDLTGRVALVTGSSRGIGNSLARGLAEAGATVVLNGLNEERLAAAETAMAVNFAPGQIRSLAFDVTSDVAAAEGIAWIEANVGPLEILINNAGIQHRVPLLDLDVKDWDRVISTDLTSAFLVGREAARGMLSRGRGKIINICSVQTDLARPTIAAYTAAKGGLRNLTRAMTAEWASGGLQINGIAPGYIHTEMTQNLVDDEKFNSWILGRTPANRWGTVADLVGPAVWLSADAANFVNGQTIFIDGGMTVVV
- the gndA gene encoding NADP-dependent phosphogluconate dehydrogenase, producing MSAQTGSAQIGVTGLAVMGANLARNLARNGYTVALHNRSVEKTDALLEAHGSEGNFVRTETLAELVESLEKPRRVLIMVKAGGPVDSVIDQLVPLMEAGDIIIDGGNSHYQDTRRREAALAEKDLHFVGVGVSGGEEGALLGPSIMPGGSKESYDALGPLLEKISAKVDGQPCCAWIGTDGAGHFVKMVHNGIEYADMQVIGEAFDLLRSAAGIEPAEQAEIFGKWNEGQLASFLIEITAEVLGHVDAKTGKPLVDVIVDSAGQKGTGRWTVQSGLDLGSPISAIAESVFARGLSSQRDQRAIGQEVLAGHEVAVELGADFVEDVRQALYASKLISYAQGIDMLTSAATEYNWDLKLDEIASLWRGGCIIRAELLKDITKAYAAEDKPANLLFAPAFAAEIADVLPAWRRVVSTAVQLGIPVPVFSSTLAYYDGLRRPRLPAALTQGLRDLFGAHTYNRVDEEGTFHTQWSGDKSEISAVDTH
- a CDS encoding L-idonate 5-dehydrogenase → MGENIDRPDGLNFPVSAPAVVAHGKGDLRIEDVALVQPGADQAVVEIAYGGICGSDLHYWLHGAAGESILKDPMVLGHEVVGTVIRAAADGTGPGVGTPVAVHPATPAPGAARYPLDRPNLSPGCTYLGSAARHPHTDGAFLRYANLPTRMLRPLPEALPLRRAALVEPASVAWHAVARAGEVRGKTALVVGCGPIGALAVAVLKRAGAAHITAVDMHARPLEIAAAVGADVLLEAGDTEAIAAVEADIVIESSGNHFGLASAISGATRGGRVVMVGLLPSGAQPVAISLAIVRELELVGSFRFNDEIDEVIAALADGSLFVDPVVTHEYALRDGLEAFEMAKNSAVSGKVLLNFTT